In Nitrososphaerota archaeon, a genomic segment contains:
- a CDS encoding HesA/MoeB/ThiF family protein has product MSFTDEDLERYSRQVVLEDIGFEGQEKIRNSTITVVGTGGLGSPIALQLTAMGIGKLRLVDRDVIEISNLHRQILFSPEDVGLPKAEVAVKKLQKLNPDVKFETLTSSLNDDSAEYIIKGSDIVIDGLDSIYARYALNRACLKLNIPYIFGSAIETTGSASTFIPKNTPCLECLYPNLRDEDLPKCGTEGVHPSVLTVVSSVQVSEAIKLIVGKEPSLAGNLFYADIRDLSFDKIKIARQPDCKACGNKANISEQVLPRKLVEEICGRERGKSVHVITPKEDLQLDIAKVARDLNIRNLRIRAIGNHGITFSYDPEINVSLVKSGVATVVGANTEQRALEVFDDLVVSGLKTPLNKVDPKFNVVLASLAHN; this is encoded by the coding sequence ATGTCGTTTACAGATGAAGATCTAGAAAGATACTCGCGTCAAGTAGTGCTTGAGGACATAGGATTCGAGGGACAAGAAAAAATCAGGAATTCTACCATTACAGTAGTGGGTACTGGAGGGTTAGGAAGCCCTATTGCACTCCAACTCACGGCGATGGGCATAGGAAAGCTCAGGCTCGTAGACAGGGATGTAATAGAGATTTCAAACCTGCACAGGCAAATACTCTTCAGCCCAGAAGATGTAGGGCTACCAAAAGCCGAAGTCGCAGTCAAGAAACTGCAGAAGCTGAACCCAGATGTAAAGTTCGAAACGCTGACATCATCACTCAATGACGACAGTGCAGAATACATCATAAAGGGTTCAGACATAGTGATCGACGGTTTGGATTCTATCTATGCTAGATATGCATTGAATAGGGCATGCTTGAAGCTTAACATTCCATATATATTCGGTTCTGCGATAGAAACTACAGGCTCAGCATCAACCTTTATTCCCAAAAATACTCCCTGCTTAGAGTGCCTGTACCCGAATTTGAGGGATGAGGACCTGCCAAAGTGCGGCACCGAAGGTGTGCATCCATCAGTACTTACTGTAGTTTCAAGTGTCCAAGTATCCGAAGCTATAAAATTGATAGTTGGGAAAGAACCGAGCCTTGCGGGGAACCTGTTCTACGCTGACATAAGAGATCTAAGCTTCGACAAAATCAAGATCGCAAGGCAGCCTGACTGCAAAGCCTGCGGCAATAAAGCCAACATTTCAGAACAGGTACTTCCTCGTAAACTGGTCGAAGAAATCTGTGGCAGAGAGCGCGGCAAGTCTGTCCATGTCATAACCCCTAAAGAGGATTTGCAATTGGATATTGCTAAGGTAGCGAGGGACCTGAACATACGAAACCTCAGGATACGGGCAATTGGAAATCATGGAATTACGTTCTCTTACGATCCAGAAATTAATGTAAGTTTGGTAAAGAGCGGCGTCGCTACGGTAGTAGGTGCGAATACGGAGCAGAGAGCGCTAGAAGTCTTCGATGACTTGGTGGTATCTGGCTTGAAAACCCCGCTGAACAAGGTAGACCCTAAATTTAATGTGGTTCTTGCGTCGTTAGCACACAATTAA
- a CDS encoding HD domain-containing protein: MVCLRKKTAEFILEAQKLKDEHRKGWRVKAGIRNPESVADHTYGLAVLAMLFSDNKGLDTEKCMRMAILHDLAEVTIGDLLPGESNNKRDEEDKVMKKLLTILPSSISKRYLQIWKEFRIGRSKEAKLVHQLDKIEMVAQALRYSKRGVKKETLQIFFESAKGKIKDNDLRNLFNDFNELFLAAEYS; this comes from the coding sequence GTGGTTTGCTTGAGAAAGAAGACTGCAGAATTTATACTTGAAGCCCAGAAGCTGAAGGATGAACATAGAAAGGGCTGGAGGGTAAAGGCAGGAATAAGAAACCCTGAATCCGTAGCCGATCATACCTACGGACTTGCTGTACTAGCCATGCTATTTAGCGACAACAAAGGATTGGATACTGAAAAATGCATGCGTATGGCTATACTGCACGACTTGGCAGAAGTAACCATCGGCGACTTATTACCCGGAGAGAGCAATAACAAACGAGATGAGGAGGATAAGGTAATGAAGAAACTTCTAACGATACTTCCAAGCAGTATTTCAAAAAGATACCTGCAAATATGGAAAGAGTTCCGAATCGGCAGATCCAAAGAAGCCAAACTGGTGCATCAGCTGGATAAGATAGAAATGGTCGCTCAGGCTTTACGATACAGTAAGAGAGGTGTCAAGAAAGAAACTCTTCAGATATTCTTTGAGAGTGCAAAAGGTAAGATCAAAGACAATGACTTGCGAAACTTATTTAATGATTTTAATGAACTTTTTCTAGCGGCTGAATATTCCTAA
- a CDS encoding MoaD/ThiS family protein, which yields MAAVKVIVPAVLSSSTKGEREVSIAGQTVSEIISLLAKKYGETFERRVLDLDGKPRTVLNFYVNGKNIRFLNGFETQLKDGDEVMLLPAVSGG from the coding sequence ATGGCAGCAGTTAAAGTGATAGTTCCAGCAGTACTGTCGAGCAGCACAAAAGGCGAAAGAGAAGTCAGCATTGCAGGGCAAACAGTTTCGGAGATAATATCTCTTCTTGCCAAGAAATACGGGGAAACTTTCGAAAGGAGAGTTTTAGATCTGGATGGGAAGCCCAGAACGGTGCTGAACTTTTACGTCAATGGAAAGAATATCAGGTTTCTAAATGGGTTTGAAACCCAGCTCAAGGATGGAGACGAAGTCATGCTGTTACCTGCAGTAAGCGGAGGATAG
- a CDS encoding threonine synthase, producing the protein MGKVQLLQCRECGKEYEPTFRYICEECFGPLEVKYDIASIKVTGETFASRPKSLWRYFELLPLDEKSRIIDLGAGYTPLHKAERLAKRLGLRNLYIKNDTVNPTFSFKDRPASVAVSKALELGLSAVGSPSTGNLAAATAAHAARAGLPCYIFIPWDIEPTKVVQAAAYGAEIVAIKGTYDDANKLATQAGEIYNIGVVNVNLRPYYVEGSKTLGFEVCEQLGWKAPDHVIVPTGSGALLCALGRGFDQLKSVGLIRENNVKITSAQPYGCSPIVDAIKKSTDVIDPVERPNTIAKSLAIGEPGDGIYAARTVMETKGFGENCTDEEIVDAIKLLASTEGIFTEPAGGVTIAVLRKLIGEGKIDAGETVVCYVTGNGLKTPEAVSAPTTKPIAIDPKIEVLAQIIRR; encoded by the coding sequence ATGGGTAAGGTACAACTACTTCAATGCAGGGAGTGCGGCAAGGAATACGAACCCACATTCCGATATATATGTGAAGAATGTTTTGGCCCTCTTGAGGTCAAATATGATATAGCATCGATAAAAGTGACTGGAGAAACTTTTGCGTCAAGGCCTAAGAGCCTCTGGCGATATTTTGAGCTTTTACCGCTGGATGAAAAGAGCAGGATCATTGATCTTGGCGCAGGCTATACTCCTCTTCATAAGGCGGAGAGACTTGCAAAGAGGCTAGGGCTCAGGAATCTGTACATAAAGAACGATACCGTTAATCCGACGTTTTCCTTCAAGGACAGGCCCGCAAGCGTGGCAGTTTCAAAGGCTCTTGAATTGGGTTTGTCCGCTGTGGGTTCACCCTCAACGGGTAACCTTGCAGCGGCAACAGCAGCGCATGCTGCAAGGGCAGGTCTCCCATGCTACATCTTCATACCTTGGGACATCGAACCTACGAAGGTAGTTCAGGCAGCAGCTTATGGAGCCGAAATAGTGGCTATAAAGGGGACTTACGACGATGCGAACAAGCTTGCGACACAGGCTGGCGAGATTTACAACATAGGCGTAGTCAACGTGAATCTGAGGCCATACTATGTTGAAGGTTCAAAGACACTTGGCTTTGAAGTATGCGAGCAGCTAGGATGGAAAGCCCCCGATCATGTGATTGTCCCAACGGGAAGTGGTGCATTGCTCTGCGCATTGGGCAGAGGTTTTGACCAGCTCAAAAGTGTAGGTTTGATCAGGGAGAACAATGTCAAGATTACGAGTGCACAACCCTACGGATGCTCACCAATTGTAGATGCGATAAAGAAGTCTACCGATGTAATAGACCCTGTAGAAAGGCCCAATACTATTGCAAAGAGCCTTGCCATTGGAGAGCCAGGAGACGGTATATATGCAGCAAGAACAGTCATGGAAACCAAAGGCTTTGGCGAAAACTGTACAGATGAAGAGATTGTTGATGCGATAAAATTGCTTGCCAGCACCGAAGGGATCTTTACAGAGCCTGCAGGTGGAGTAACGATAGCAGTTCTGAGAAAACTTATCGGCGAAGGAAAAATAGATGCTGGTGAAACTGTAGTGTGCTATGTAACGGGCAATGGCCTGAAGACTCCAGAAGCAGTTTCAGCGCCAACCACAAAACCCATCGCCATTGACCCGAAGATCGAAGTACTTGCGCAGATAATCCGAAGGTGA